A single window of Xylocopilactobacillus apicola DNA harbors:
- a CDS encoding PTS sugar transporter subunit IIA: MSEQVNFDKDFVKHFPTEISFSEIVDEMSTNLIAKDLVTPTYPQAVKERELVFPTGLPTEPIGVAIPHTDPNYVKQNAISVGILHEPITMTVMGTEDELVDVKIIFLLSLAQSNKQLNILQKIMSIVQDQNLLEEFLTKSDEFIVKEVKKSILEESS; this comes from the coding sequence ATGAGTGAACAAGTAAATTTTGATAAAGATTTTGTCAAACATTTCCCAACTGAAATTAGTTTTTCAGAGATAGTTGATGAAATGTCCACAAATTTAATAGCAAAAGATCTAGTGACCCCAACTTATCCACAAGCGGTTAAAGAAAGAGAACTTGTGTTTCCAACCGGGTTACCGACGGAACCCATCGGGGTGGCAATTCCCCACACTGATCCAAATTATGTTAAGCAAAATGCGATCTCGGTCGGGATTTTGCACGAACCAATTACCATGACGGTAATGGGGACTGAAGACGAATTGGTCGACGTGAAAATTATTTTTCTTTTATCACTAGCACAATCTAATAAACAGTTAAATATTCTCCAAAAAATCATGTCAATTGTTCAAGACCAAAATTTGTTGGAAGAATTTTTAACTAAATCAGACGAGTTCATCGTTAAAGAAGTAAAAAAATCAATCTTGGAGGAATCATCATGA
- a CDS encoding PTS sugar transporter subunit IIB — MTQNGTKKTILFVCATGIATSTVVAEKTLDYLKDQGIDVNYTQTNVASLPEYDLKNADLIVSTTNVPYELEIPVIRALPLITGVGADKVLEDIKNHLVD, encoded by the coding sequence ATGACCCAAAACGGAACCAAAAAAACAATTCTTTTTGTTTGTGCGACCGGAATCGCAACTTCAACAGTAGTAGCTGAAAAAACTTTGGATTATTTAAAAGATCAAGGAATTGACGTTAACTATACGCAAACTAACGTTGCCTCATTACCTGAATACGATCTTAAAAACGCAGATTTAATCGTTTCGACCACTAATGTCCCTTATGAATTAGAAATTCCAGTAATTCGAGCGCTACCGCTAATTACCGGAGTTGGTGCGGATAAAGTGCTAGAAGATATTAAAAATCATCTTGTTGATTAG